A stretch of Spirochaeta cellobiosiphila DSM 17781 DNA encodes these proteins:
- a CDS encoding glucose-6-phosphate isomerase, which translates to MEFKNLDQLASFQKLRKEVKPEDLKKVLTADRVKAFSANIGDHLIYNYAAKQISAEAIDILQELSNEQDLINKYKAILDGEYMNTGENRRVLHHLTRGQQGEAVVHEGKDLHKFYTGEQKKIYEFAAQIHSGQITSSTGKKFDTVVQIGIGGSDLGPRAMYLALENYVRTNTGIKMQAHFISNVDPDDANSILKKINFETTLFILVSKSGTTQETLANESFVKESMLKAGIPQLDPKGHMIAVTSETSPLAGNPDYLASFYIDDFIGGRYSSTSAVGGAVLALAFGQSVVEEFLQGAAQVDKLSLEKDVRKNPALLDALIGVVERNIFGYPTTAILPYSQALSRFPAHLQQADMESNGKTVNRRGEAVSYQTGPVIFGEPGTNGQHSFYQLLHQGTDIVPLQFIGFIDSQDAFDLEIEGSTSQAKLKANLAAQIIAFAKGKDDSNKNKNFAGQRPSSLIYGKQLTPTALGALLAHFENKILFQGLTWNINSFDQEGVQLGKLLAKQVLAKGDMDEALKSFSDLLQI; encoded by the coding sequence ATGGAATTTAAAAACCTCGATCAATTAGCTTCCTTTCAAAAACTAAGAAAGGAAGTTAAACCTGAAGATCTTAAAAAGGTTTTAACAGCAGATCGTGTAAAAGCATTTTCTGCAAATATTGGTGATCATCTTATCTATAACTATGCAGCTAAACAAATTAGCGCTGAAGCAATTGACATCTTACAAGAACTAAGCAATGAACAAGATTTAATTAACAAGTACAAAGCAATTCTTGATGGTGAATACATGAACACAGGTGAGAATCGAAGAGTACTTCACCATTTAACAAGAGGCCAGCAAGGTGAAGCTGTTGTTCATGAAGGCAAAGATTTACATAAGTTCTATACTGGTGAACAGAAAAAGATCTATGAGTTTGCAGCCCAAATACACTCTGGACAAATTACGTCTTCAACAGGCAAAAAATTTGATACTGTTGTTCAAATCGGAATAGGTGGATCTGATTTAGGACCTAGAGCTATGTATTTGGCATTGGAGAATTATGTTCGTACTAATACAGGCATTAAAATGCAAGCCCATTTCATTAGTAATGTTGATCCTGATGATGCCAACAGTATCCTGAAGAAAATTAATTTTGAAACAACATTATTTATTCTCGTTTCTAAGAGCGGGACGACTCAAGAAACTCTTGCAAATGAAAGCTTTGTTAAAGAAAGCATGCTAAAAGCAGGTATCCCTCAATTAGATCCAAAGGGTCATATGATTGCTGTAACTTCAGAAACAAGCCCTCTCGCTGGTAATCCTGATTATTTGGCATCCTTTTATATAGATGATTTCATTGGAGGACGATATAGTTCTACTAGTGCTGTTGGTGGTGCTGTTCTGGCTTTAGCATTTGGACAATCTGTAGTGGAAGAGTTCCTTCAAGGAGCAGCTCAAGTTGATAAATTATCTTTAGAGAAAGATGTACGGAAGAACCCTGCCCTTCTCGATGCTCTAATAGGAGTTGTTGAAAGGAACATTTTTGGTTACCCCACAACTGCTATTCTACCCTACAGCCAAGCCCTCAGCAGATTCCCTGCTCACCTTCAACAGGCTGATATGGAATCTAATGGGAAGACAGTAAACCGTAGGGGTGAAGCGGTCTCCTACCAAACAGGACCAGTCATCTTTGGAGAACCAGGAACTAATGGACAACACAGTTTTTACCAGTTGTTACACCAGGGGACTGATATTGTACCTTTACAATTTATAGGATTTATAGATTCACAGGATGCCTTTGACCTAGAGATAGAAGGCTCAACCAGTCAGGCCAAATTAAAAGCAAATCTTGCTGCTCAGATTATTGCTTTTGCCAAAGGTAAAGACGACAGTAATAAGAACAAAAACTTCGCAGGTCAAAGACCTAGTTCTTTGATCTATGGAAAACAATTAACCCCGACAGCATTGGGAGCCCTGTTGGCTCACTTTGAAAACAAAATTCTCTTCCAGGGCTTAACTTGGAATATAAATTCCTTCGATCAAGAGGGTGTACAACTAGGAAAGCTATTAGCCAAACAAGTACTGGCTAAAGGTGATATGGATGAAGCTCTTAAAAGCTTCTCTGATCTATTACAAATCTAG
- the cyaB gene encoding class IV adenylate cyclase, which yields MHKEIERKAWVRDWNQTLELLNRNFNFVKEYHKKDQYFLMEGYTRESKKKFRIRQDGNEYWVTYKFKSLLETLEVNDEIEFQISDVQSYQRMMEALGFKIFINKEKKGYRFQRDQWILELSHISDLGDFIEIECLLTDPSPEQIKEADIQILSLFDQLKISHSDIETRYYNQMLLANKEL from the coding sequence ATGCATAAAGAGATAGAACGTAAAGCATGGGTTAGAGATTGGAATCAGACCCTTGAGCTATTGAATAGAAACTTTAACTTTGTCAAAGAATATCATAAAAAAGATCAATATTTTCTCATGGAAGGTTATACAAGAGAATCAAAGAAGAAGTTTAGAATACGCCAGGATGGTAACGAGTATTGGGTTACCTACAAGTTTAAATCTCTTCTGGAGACCCTTGAAGTCAATGATGAAATCGAGTTCCAAATATCCGATGTCCAGTCCTATCAAAGAATGATGGAAGCCCTTGGCTTTAAAATATTCATCAATAAGGAAAAGAAAGGTTATCGTTTTCAAAGAGATCAGTGGATTCTAGAACTAAGTCACATTAGCGATCTAGGAGATTTTATTGAAATAGAATGTCTCCTGACAGACCCCTCACCAGAACAGATTAAGGAAGCAGATATACAAATACTGTCTTTGTTTGATCAATTGAAGATATCACATTCAGATATAGAAACTCGATACTACAATCAAATGCTATTAGCCAATAAAGAATTGTAA
- a CDS encoding HAD family hydrolase — protein sequence MKTYFNHTDSRFLVFDIDMTLYYHPEFYEYQQMVQLQEVASRLSKPQELLVNQVRTYQKTNKKSLGNSLKEMFDISIEQSVQMRSQLIEPERYLREDKRLIQTLNELIKYYEMAALTNNPTDIGRRILQALGVSDFFPQLVGLNSTNKSKPHPLPFETVIELTGFKPEQTISIGDRYHVDLEYPMTHNWAGAILLENRDDIYNLVNLLTGDANEN from the coding sequence ATGAAAACATATTTTAATCATACAGATAGTCGTTTCCTTGTTTTTGATATTGATATGACCCTGTACTATCATCCAGAGTTTTATGAATACCAACAAATGGTCCAATTACAAGAAGTGGCTAGCCGCTTATCAAAACCGCAAGAACTGTTAGTGAATCAAGTGAGGACTTACCAAAAAACAAACAAAAAGTCCTTAGGCAATAGCCTAAAAGAAATGTTTGATATTTCTATTGAACAGTCTGTTCAAATGAGATCTCAATTAATTGAACCGGAACGATATCTAAGAGAAGATAAACGTCTGATTCAAACACTAAATGAATTAATCAAATACTATGAAATGGCTGCTCTTACCAATAATCCTACAGATATTGGAAGACGTATTCTCCAGGCTCTAGGGGTCAGTGACTTTTTTCCACAGCTAGTGGGGCTTAATTCAACAAATAAAAGCAAACCCCATCCTCTGCCTTTTGAAACAGTTATTGAGTTAACTGGCTTTAAACCGGAACAAACTATTAGTATTGGCGACCGCTACCATGTTGACTTGGAATACCCCATGACCCACAATTGGGCGGGAGCCATACTATTAGAAAATAGGGATGATATCTATAATTTAGTTAATCTTCTCACAGGTGATGCAAATGAAAATTAG